Proteins encoded in a region of the Dreissena polymorpha isolate Duluth1 chromosome 6, UMN_Dpol_1.0, whole genome shotgun sequence genome:
- the LOC127833629 gene encoding uncharacterized protein LOC127833629 isoform X8 codes for MASLADVFTEKESTNWLKAWLAVDIAKSGLDHFAENEAKTLHLNIYNAVWSSVMAPAVCFGCNTANLLNCPTRGVCDKQGANSSCKAMHDTVTNQPRPCPTNVCNKVLDEIKNLHRFARPSWKNTRADLWAQHPWQIAKAYFPPDGYTAKNSVQETDFNGIISFMMNCKHFDNKFSFPICSGQSNPPCLLTKAREIGRTVRHLSQCKLTDADLQVIFTTLTDLLTDPTCLAHIVASQEAVNKLVKLQHDVLKITTEEIIHLLEAVQDKLKKVVQDELKEVFQDKDKEVIQDKVKEVENIAEKTLQEIRESIQRYMNDLKEHNDTCKQQLDEHTKTCEVKLDEHTGKCEVKLDEHTGKCKVKLDEHSQKCEVKLDEHTEKCEMKLDEHTEQLKNTLDGHSRKQSESNYAKSCEDFLRRLIKHYKDTSSYVPLSPLDQSLDKCITDIYATPKIHRINIKKDGTRKKAEQVSLYNEILYTNDLANRHIYVQGDPGSGKSTFAAKLVHDWCNKPLMTAPDENTAFDDLMTIEKFKFIFFISLRDVIGQKDIRQMIRAQLVDRMYSEDDLNDVHKLLKKIIETEQCLVVQDGLDEWIAPDGCNLPEPSLTGLQQDTVTVLTTARPWKLADERIKNSQIDILLEIEGIRDPDMFCKKILGCIIDETEDLDKTVKEFQTFVEIRELESLSASPMLYTLVICMWVDTTKEEEQLTGYSLCALYTIWLETLCKKANSTTGYFNDLNPSPVECFSRTSYLQPNIVHLDKLAAAACKLLFSSERETSIVFSNITLSNYFSQEEFTFCLSFALKAGILTNRKDKSRTSNSNSFIHKTLQEFLAAYYIARNTHVIQDVIVGYLNRYCNSYLDISQVFVFLCGINTVAANELSGLMNECNVAHGYDPFETQFGPSEFQMIIEEGIKEAAASKQDGICPTLSQFYIYYNNIQDLHRIWSTNTANVRSLYLGIYATDIQSLPLGSSLARGQQKSHFEFNLSSCHRLKDLRLEGSAIWLKDPASLGTSDLPVWIFLNNAEPSQCGDPPSVLPSIAYIKLSFFKCSSSGLRSLFSTLLTLDHEVKCTLEDCVITSSVGRSSICTKATIRTGLNKTFHIGNVMSGPGFWEALHGLNIKCLDINGLNADCIEHGSESLFKSLKSLIQLDTLSISAKEFHPSLWKALHGLNIKCLDINGLNADSMEVGSESLLKSLKSLIQLDTLSISAKEFHPTLMKTLYILNIKTVTLSLIGRCPSRLIRKYASRISQEPTSPTQMDTLYIAMNSNTGLLDALYDLIETTLSLCGNGENVTVNRVSAECKSLETLKQPDPASLGTSDTSVLIVLNNAEWGNPSKVLPSIAYIKLSFFKCYSSGLRSLFRTLLTLDHEVKCTLEDCVITSSVGRSSICTKATIRTGLNKTFHIGNVMIGPGFWEALHGLNIKCLDINGLNADCMEHGSESLFRSLKSLIKLDTLSISAKEFHPSLWKALHGLNIKCLNINGLDADCTEHGLESLFQSLKSLVQLDTLSIRAKEFHPTLWKALHGLNIKCLNIKCLNINGLNAACMEEGSESLFQSLKSLVQLDTLTISAKEFHPTLWKALYGLNIKCLNIKCRNINGLNAACMEEGSESLFQSLKSLVQLDTLTISAKEFHPTLWKALHGLNIKHLNIKCLNINRLNAAYMGQGSRLKVEESVKSVHQNCKSQSKW; via the exons ATGGCGAGTCTGGCAGATGTTTTCACTGAGAAAGAAAGTACCAACTGGCTAAAGGCATGGTTGGCAGTGGATATTGCAAAGTCTGGCTTAGATCATTTCGCAGAGAACGAAGCTAAAACTTtacatttgaatatatacaaCGCTGTCTGGTCAAGTGTTATGGCACCAGCTGTTTGCTTTGGCTGTAACACCGCAAACTTGCTGAACTGCCCGACACGAGGAGTATGCGATAAACAAGGCGCAAACAGCTCATGTAAGGCTATGCATGATACCGTGACAAATCAACCACGACCGTGCCCTACTAACGTGTGTAATAAAGTTCtcgatgaaataaaaaatctgcaCAGATTTGCCCGTCCTTCGTGGAAAAATACAAGGGCGGATCTATGGGCACAACATCCTTGGCAAATTGCCAAGGCGTATTTTCCTCCGGACGGATATACTGCAAAGAATTCGGTGCAAGAAACAGACTTCAATGGCATCATCAGTTTTATGATGAACTGTAAACACTTCGACAACAAGTTTTCATTCCCTATATGTTCAGGACAAAGCAATCCCCCATGTCTACTGACAAAG GCGCGTGAGATTGGCAGGACTGTACGTCATTTGTCTCAGTGTAAACTCACAGATGCAGATCTCCAGGTCATCTTCACAACACTGACTGACTTGCTGACTGACCCAACGTGTCTAGCACACATTGTCGCATCACAGGAGGCTGTGAACAAATTAGTAAAG CTGCAACATGACGTGTTGAAGATAACCACGGAGGAAATTATCCATTTACTAGAAGCTGTTCAAGATAAACTAAAGAAAGTTGTTCAAGATGAGCTTAAGGAAGTTTTTCAAGATAAGGACAAGGAAGTTATTCAAGATAAAGTGAAGGAAGTTGAAAATATAGCCGAGAAGACGCTTCAAGAGATAAGGGAGTCCATTCAACGATACATGAATGATCTCAAGGAGCACAATGACACATGTAAACAGCAACTTGATGAGCACACTAAAACATGTGAAGTGAAACTGGATGAACACACTGGAAAATGTGAAGTGAAACTGGATGAACACACTGGAAAATGTAAAGTAAAACTGGATGAACACTCACAAAAATGTGAAGTGAAACTGGATGAACACACTGAAAAATGTGAAATGAAACTGGATGAACACACTGAACaacttaaaaatacacttgaTGGGCATTCTCGAAAGCAATCAGAATCAAACTATGCGAAATCATGCGAAG ATTTCCTTCGACGTTTGATTAAACATTACAAGGACACATCTAGCTATGTGCCTCTTTCTCCTTTGGATCAAAGTCTTGATAAGTGTATAACAGACATATACGCAACGCCTAAAATACATCGGATCAATATAAAGAAAGATGGTACACGAAAGAAAGCGGAACAAGTAAGTTTGTACAATGAAATATTGTATACAAACGATCTTGCAAATAGACATATTTACGTGCAAGGCGACCCCGGCTCCGGAAAGTCAACTTTTGCAGCTAAGTTAGTTCATGATTGGTGCAATAAGCCTTTGATGACTGCTCCGGATGAAAATACAGCTTTTGATGACTTGATGACAATTGaaaaattcaagttcatatttttcATCTCGTTGAGAGACGTAATAGGACAGAAGGATATACGTCAGATGATTAGAGCCCAGCTCGTTGATCGAATGTATTCCGAAGATGATCTTAATGATGTGCACAAACTTCTGAAAAAAATTATAGAGACTGAACAATGTCTCGTAGTTCAGGATGGCCTAGATGAATGGATAGCTCCTGATGGTTGTAACTTACCTGAACCTTCTTTGACAGGATTACAACAGGACACGGTCACGGTTCTTACTACAGCTCGACCATGGAAACTGGCTGATGAACGTATCAAAAATTCTCAAATCGACATTCTATTAGAGATTGAGGGCATACGCGATCCggatatgttttgtaaaaaaatactcGGGTGCATAATTGACGAGACTGAGGATCTGGACAAAACTGTGAAAGAATTTCAAACATTCGTTGAAATACGTGAACTTGAATCGTTATCAGCTTCACCCATGTTGTACACGCTGGTTATCTGTATGTGGGTAGACACGACGAAAGAGGAGGAACAGTTAACAGGATATTCCTTGTGTGCGTTATACACAATTTGGCTCGAAACTCTTTGTAAAAAAGCGAACAGTACGACtggttattttaatgatttaaaccCTTCTCCTGTAGAGTGTTTTTCTAGGACAAGTTACCTACAGCCAAATATTGTACACTTAGATAAGCTTGCAGCTGCAGCTTGTAAATTGTTGTTCTCTTCTGAAAGAGAAACATCTATTGTTTTCAGTAACATTACATTGTCGAACTATTTTTCTCAGGAAGAGTTCAcattttgtttatcatttgctCTCAAGGCAGGAATATTAACAAACAGGAAAGATAAAAGTCGGACCAGTAACTCGAACTCGTTCATTCACAAAACTTTGCAAGAATTCCTCGCAGCGTATTATATCGCACGCAATACACATGTCATTCAAGACGTAATTGTCGGGTATCTTAATCGCTACTGCAATTCCTATCTCGATATATCTCAAGTTTTTGTATTCCTGTGTGGAATTAACACTGTTGCTGCGAATGAATTGTCGGGTTTGATGAACGAATGCAACGTTGCTCATGGCTATGATCCCTTTGAGACACAATTCGGGCCCAGTGAATTTCAGATGATAATTGAGGAAGGAATCAAGGAGGCTGCAGCCAGCAAACAGGATGGCATATGCCCAACACTCAGtcaattttacatttattacaacaacATACAAGATTTACATCGCATCTGGTCTACAAACACTGCCAACGTCCGGTCATTGTATCTGGGAATCTATGCCACCGATATTCAGTCATTGCCTCTAGGAAGTTCACTTGCACGTGGTCagcaaaaatcacattttgagtTTAACCTGTCGTCGTGCCACAGACTGAAAGACTTGCGTTTAGAAGGAAGTGCTATATGGCTAAAAG aTCCTGCCAGTTTGGGCACATCGGATCTTCCGGTCTGGATTTTTCTCAACAATGCAGAGCCATCACAATGTGGAGACCCTCCTTCAGTACTGCCCTCCATAGCATACATTAAACTGTCATTTTTCAAATGTTCCTCCTCCGGGCTACGAAGTCTGTTCAGCACGCTGCTAACTCTCGACCATGAGGTGAAGTGTACTCTTGAGGATTGTGTCATAACATCTTCTGTCGGAAGATCATCTATATGCACAAAGGCAACAATAAGGACgggtttaaacaaaacattccacaTAGGCAATGTTATGAGTGGCCCCGGTTTTTGGGAGGCTctacatggtctgaatatcaagtgTCTGGATATCAATGGACTGAATGCTGACTGTATTGAACACGGTTCAGAGTCCTTGTTTAAGTCTCTAAAATCGCTCATACAGCTGGACACGCTTAGTATAAGCGCGAAGGAATTCCATCCCTCTTTGTGGAAGGCTctacatggtctgaatatcaagtgTCTGGATATCAATGGACTGAATGCTGACTCGATGGAAGTAGGTTCAGAGTCTTTGTTAAAGTCTCTAAAATCGCTCATACAGCTGGACACGCTTAGTATAAGCGCGAAGGAATTCCATCCCACTTTGATGAAGACCCTGTACATTCTGAATATCAAAACTGTAACTCTCAGTTTAATTGGTAGATGTCCTAGTCGTCTGATAAGAAAGTATGCATCGCGGATTTCGCAGGAACCAACATCGCCCACACAAATGGACACACTTTATATAGCCATGAATTCCAATACCGGTCTGTTAGATGCTCTTTATGATCTGATTGAAACCACCCTCAGTCTGTGTGGAAATGGAGAAAATGTAACAGTGAATCGTGTATCGGCAGAGTGTAAGTCACTCGAGACGCTAAAACAGCCTG aTCCTGCCAGTTTGGGAACATCGGATACTTCGGTCTTGATTGTTCTCAACAATGCAGAATGGGGAAACCCTTCTAAAGTACTGCCCTCCATAGCATACATTAAACTGTCATTTTTCAAATGTTACTCCTCCGGGCTACGAAGTCTGTTCAGGACGCTGCTAACTCTCGACCATGAGGTGAAGTGTACTCTTGAGGATTGTGTCATAACATCTTCTGTCGGAAGATCATCTATATGCACAAAGGCAACAATAAGGACgggtttaaacaaaacattccacaTAGGCAATGTTATGATTGGCCCCGGTTTTTGGGAGGCTctacatggtctgaatatcaagtgTCTGGATATCAATGGACTGAATGCTGACTGTATGGAACACGGTTCAGAGTCTTTGTTTAGGTCTCTAAAATCGCTCATAAAGCTGGACACGCTTAGTATAAGCGCGAAGGAATTCCATCCCTCTTTGTGGAAGGCTctacatggtctgaatatcaagtgTCTGAATATCAATGGACTGGATGCTGACTGTACGGAACACGGTTTAGAGTCTTTGTTTCAGTCTCTAAAATCACTCGTACAACTGGACACGCTTAGTATACGCGCGAAGGAATTCCATCCCACTTTGTGGAAGGCTctacatggtctgaatatcaaatgTCTGAATATCAAGTGTCTGAATATCAATGGACTGAATGCTGCCTGTATGGAAGAAG GTTCAGAGTCTTTGTTTCAGTCTCTTAAATCACTCGTACAACTGGACACGTTAACTATAAGCGCGAAGGAATTCCATCCCACTTTGTGGAAGGCTCTatatggtctgaatatcaaatgTCTGAATATCAAGTGTCGGAATATCAATGGACTGAATGCTGCCTGTATGGAAGAAG GTTCAGAGTCTTTGTTTCAGTCTCTTAAATCACTCGTACAACTGGACACGTTAACTATAAGCGCGAAGGAATTCCATCCCACTTTGTGGAAGGCTctacatggtctgaatatcaagcaTCTAAATATCAAGTGTCTGAATATCAATAGACTGAATGCTGCCTATATGGGACAAGGTTCAAGGCTCAAGGTGGAAGAATCTGTAAAATCTGTACATCAAAATTGTAAATCTCAGTCTAAATGGTAG
- the LOC127833629 gene encoding uncharacterized protein LOC127833629 isoform X9: MASLADVFTEKESTNWLKAWLAVDIAKSGLDHFAENEAKTLHLNIYNAVWSSVMAPAVCFGCNTANLLNCPTRGVCDKQGANSSCKAMHDTVTNQPRPCPTNVCNKVLDEIKNLHRFARPSWKNTRADLWAQHPWQIAKAYFPPDGYTAKNSVQETDFNGIISFMMNCKHFDNKFSFPICSGQSNPPCLLTKAREIGRTVRHLSQCKLTDADLQVIFTTLTDLLTDPTCLAHIVASQEAVNKLVKLQHDVLKITTEEIIHLLEAVQDKLKKVVQDELKEVFQDKDKEVIQDKVKEVENIAEKTLQEIRESIQRYMNDLKEHNDTCKQQLDEHTKTCEVKLDEHTGKCEVKLDEHTGKCKVKLDEHSQKCEVKLDEHTEKCEMKLDEHTEQLKNTLDGHSRKQSESNYAKSCEDFLRRLIKHYKDTSSYVPLSPLDQSLDKCITDIYATPKIHRINIKKDGTRKKAEQVSLYNEILYTNDLANRHIYVQGDPGSGKSTFAAKLVHDWCNKPLMTAPDENTAFDDLMTIEKFKFIFFISLRDVIGQKDIRQMIRAQLVDRMYSEDDLNDVHKLLKKIIETEQCLVVQDGLDEWIAPDGCNLPEPSLTGLQQDTVTVLTTARPWKLADERIKNSQIDILLEIEGIRDPDMFCKKILGCIIDETEDLDKTVKEFQTFVEIRELESLSASPMLYTLVICMWVDTTKEEEQLTGYSLCALYTIWLETLCKKANSTTGYFNDLNPSPVECFSRTSYLQPNIVHLDKLAAAACKLLFSSERETSIVFSNITLSNYFSQEEFTFCLSFALKAGILTNRKDKSRTSNSNSFIHKTLQEFLAAYYIARNTHVIQDVIVGYLNRYCNSYLDISQVFVFLCGINTVAANELSGLMNECNVAHGYDPFETQFGPSEFQMIIEEGIKEAAASKQDGICPTLSQFYIYYNNIQDLHRIWSTNTANVRSLYLGIYATDIQSLPLGSSLARGQQKSHFEFNLSSCHRLKDLRLEGSAIWLKDPASLGTSDLPVWIFLNNAEPSQCGDPPSVLPSIAYIKLSFFKCSSSGLRSLFSTLLTLDHEVKCTLEDCVITSSVGRSSICTKATIRTGLNKTFHIGNVMSGPGFWEALHGLNIKCLDINGLNADCIEHGSESLFKSLKSLIQLDTLSISAKEFHPSLWKALHGLNIKCLDINGLNADSMEVGSESLLKSLKSLIQLDTLSISAKEFHPTLMKTLYILNIKTVTLSLIGRCPSRLIRKYASRISQEPTSPTQMDTLYIAMNSNTGLLDALYDLIETTLSLCGNGENVTVNRVSAECKSLETLKQPDPASLGTSDTSVLIVLNNAEWGNPSKVLPSIAYIKLSFFKCYSSGLRSLFRTLLTLDHEVKCTLEDCVITSSVGRSSICTKATIRTGLNKTFHIGNVMIGPGFWEALHGLNIKCLDINGLNADCMEHGSESLFRSLKSLIKLDTLSISAKEFHPSLWKALHGLNIKCLNINGLDADCTEHGLESLFQSLKSLVQLDTLSIRAKEFHPTLWKALHGLNIKCLNIKCLNINGLNAACMEEGSESLFQSLKSLVQLDTLTISAKEFHPTLWKALHGLNIKHLNIKCLNINRLNAAYMGQGSRLKVEESVKSVHQNCKSQSKW; the protein is encoded by the exons ATGGCGAGTCTGGCAGATGTTTTCACTGAGAAAGAAAGTACCAACTGGCTAAAGGCATGGTTGGCAGTGGATATTGCAAAGTCTGGCTTAGATCATTTCGCAGAGAACGAAGCTAAAACTTtacatttgaatatatacaaCGCTGTCTGGTCAAGTGTTATGGCACCAGCTGTTTGCTTTGGCTGTAACACCGCAAACTTGCTGAACTGCCCGACACGAGGAGTATGCGATAAACAAGGCGCAAACAGCTCATGTAAGGCTATGCATGATACCGTGACAAATCAACCACGACCGTGCCCTACTAACGTGTGTAATAAAGTTCtcgatgaaataaaaaatctgcaCAGATTTGCCCGTCCTTCGTGGAAAAATACAAGGGCGGATCTATGGGCACAACATCCTTGGCAAATTGCCAAGGCGTATTTTCCTCCGGACGGATATACTGCAAAGAATTCGGTGCAAGAAACAGACTTCAATGGCATCATCAGTTTTATGATGAACTGTAAACACTTCGACAACAAGTTTTCATTCCCTATATGTTCAGGACAAAGCAATCCCCCATGTCTACTGACAAAG GCGCGTGAGATTGGCAGGACTGTACGTCATTTGTCTCAGTGTAAACTCACAGATGCAGATCTCCAGGTCATCTTCACAACACTGACTGACTTGCTGACTGACCCAACGTGTCTAGCACACATTGTCGCATCACAGGAGGCTGTGAACAAATTAGTAAAG CTGCAACATGACGTGTTGAAGATAACCACGGAGGAAATTATCCATTTACTAGAAGCTGTTCAAGATAAACTAAAGAAAGTTGTTCAAGATGAGCTTAAGGAAGTTTTTCAAGATAAGGACAAGGAAGTTATTCAAGATAAAGTGAAGGAAGTTGAAAATATAGCCGAGAAGACGCTTCAAGAGATAAGGGAGTCCATTCAACGATACATGAATGATCTCAAGGAGCACAATGACACATGTAAACAGCAACTTGATGAGCACACTAAAACATGTGAAGTGAAACTGGATGAACACACTGGAAAATGTGAAGTGAAACTGGATGAACACACTGGAAAATGTAAAGTAAAACTGGATGAACACTCACAAAAATGTGAAGTGAAACTGGATGAACACACTGAAAAATGTGAAATGAAACTGGATGAACACACTGAACaacttaaaaatacacttgaTGGGCATTCTCGAAAGCAATCAGAATCAAACTATGCGAAATCATGCGAAG ATTTCCTTCGACGTTTGATTAAACATTACAAGGACACATCTAGCTATGTGCCTCTTTCTCCTTTGGATCAAAGTCTTGATAAGTGTATAACAGACATATACGCAACGCCTAAAATACATCGGATCAATATAAAGAAAGATGGTACACGAAAGAAAGCGGAACAAGTAAGTTTGTACAATGAAATATTGTATACAAACGATCTTGCAAATAGACATATTTACGTGCAAGGCGACCCCGGCTCCGGAAAGTCAACTTTTGCAGCTAAGTTAGTTCATGATTGGTGCAATAAGCCTTTGATGACTGCTCCGGATGAAAATACAGCTTTTGATGACTTGATGACAATTGaaaaattcaagttcatatttttcATCTCGTTGAGAGACGTAATAGGACAGAAGGATATACGTCAGATGATTAGAGCCCAGCTCGTTGATCGAATGTATTCCGAAGATGATCTTAATGATGTGCACAAACTTCTGAAAAAAATTATAGAGACTGAACAATGTCTCGTAGTTCAGGATGGCCTAGATGAATGGATAGCTCCTGATGGTTGTAACTTACCTGAACCTTCTTTGACAGGATTACAACAGGACACGGTCACGGTTCTTACTACAGCTCGACCATGGAAACTGGCTGATGAACGTATCAAAAATTCTCAAATCGACATTCTATTAGAGATTGAGGGCATACGCGATCCggatatgttttgtaaaaaaatactcGGGTGCATAATTGACGAGACTGAGGATCTGGACAAAACTGTGAAAGAATTTCAAACATTCGTTGAAATACGTGAACTTGAATCGTTATCAGCTTCACCCATGTTGTACACGCTGGTTATCTGTATGTGGGTAGACACGACGAAAGAGGAGGAACAGTTAACAGGATATTCCTTGTGTGCGTTATACACAATTTGGCTCGAAACTCTTTGTAAAAAAGCGAACAGTACGACtggttattttaatgatttaaaccCTTCTCCTGTAGAGTGTTTTTCTAGGACAAGTTACCTACAGCCAAATATTGTACACTTAGATAAGCTTGCAGCTGCAGCTTGTAAATTGTTGTTCTCTTCTGAAAGAGAAACATCTATTGTTTTCAGTAACATTACATTGTCGAACTATTTTTCTCAGGAAGAGTTCAcattttgtttatcatttgctCTCAAGGCAGGAATATTAACAAACAGGAAAGATAAAAGTCGGACCAGTAACTCGAACTCGTTCATTCACAAAACTTTGCAAGAATTCCTCGCAGCGTATTATATCGCACGCAATACACATGTCATTCAAGACGTAATTGTCGGGTATCTTAATCGCTACTGCAATTCCTATCTCGATATATCTCAAGTTTTTGTATTCCTGTGTGGAATTAACACTGTTGCTGCGAATGAATTGTCGGGTTTGATGAACGAATGCAACGTTGCTCATGGCTATGATCCCTTTGAGACACAATTCGGGCCCAGTGAATTTCAGATGATAATTGAGGAAGGAATCAAGGAGGCTGCAGCCAGCAAACAGGATGGCATATGCCCAACACTCAGtcaattttacatttattacaacaacATACAAGATTTACATCGCATCTGGTCTACAAACACTGCCAACGTCCGGTCATTGTATCTGGGAATCTATGCCACCGATATTCAGTCATTGCCTCTAGGAAGTTCACTTGCACGTGGTCagcaaaaatcacattttgagtTTAACCTGTCGTCGTGCCACAGACTGAAAGACTTGCGTTTAGAAGGAAGTGCTATATGGCTAAAAG aTCCTGCCAGTTTGGGCACATCGGATCTTCCGGTCTGGATTTTTCTCAACAATGCAGAGCCATCACAATGTGGAGACCCTCCTTCAGTACTGCCCTCCATAGCATACATTAAACTGTCATTTTTCAAATGTTCCTCCTCCGGGCTACGAAGTCTGTTCAGCACGCTGCTAACTCTCGACCATGAGGTGAAGTGTACTCTTGAGGATTGTGTCATAACATCTTCTGTCGGAAGATCATCTATATGCACAAAGGCAACAATAAGGACgggtttaaacaaaacattccacaTAGGCAATGTTATGAGTGGCCCCGGTTTTTGGGAGGCTctacatggtctgaatatcaagtgTCTGGATATCAATGGACTGAATGCTGACTGTATTGAACACGGTTCAGAGTCCTTGTTTAAGTCTCTAAAATCGCTCATACAGCTGGACACGCTTAGTATAAGCGCGAAGGAATTCCATCCCTCTTTGTGGAAGGCTctacatggtctgaatatcaagtgTCTGGATATCAATGGACTGAATGCTGACTCGATGGAAGTAGGTTCAGAGTCTTTGTTAAAGTCTCTAAAATCGCTCATACAGCTGGACACGCTTAGTATAAGCGCGAAGGAATTCCATCCCACTTTGATGAAGACCCTGTACATTCTGAATATCAAAACTGTAACTCTCAGTTTAATTGGTAGATGTCCTAGTCGTCTGATAAGAAAGTATGCATCGCGGATTTCGCAGGAACCAACATCGCCCACACAAATGGACACACTTTATATAGCCATGAATTCCAATACCGGTCTGTTAGATGCTCTTTATGATCTGATTGAAACCACCCTCAGTCTGTGTGGAAATGGAGAAAATGTAACAGTGAATCGTGTATCGGCAGAGTGTAAGTCACTCGAGACGCTAAAACAGCCTG aTCCTGCCAGTTTGGGAACATCGGATACTTCGGTCTTGATTGTTCTCAACAATGCAGAATGGGGAAACCCTTCTAAAGTACTGCCCTCCATAGCATACATTAAACTGTCATTTTTCAAATGTTACTCCTCCGGGCTACGAAGTCTGTTCAGGACGCTGCTAACTCTCGACCATGAGGTGAAGTGTACTCTTGAGGATTGTGTCATAACATCTTCTGTCGGAAGATCATCTATATGCACAAAGGCAACAATAAGGACgggtttaaacaaaacattccacaTAGGCAATGTTATGATTGGCCCCGGTTTTTGGGAGGCTctacatggtctgaatatcaagtgTCTGGATATCAATGGACTGAATGCTGACTGTATGGAACACGGTTCAGAGTCTTTGTTTAGGTCTCTAAAATCGCTCATAAAGCTGGACACGCTTAGTATAAGCGCGAAGGAATTCCATCCCTCTTTGTGGAAGGCTctacatggtctgaatatcaagtgTCTGAATATCAATGGACTGGATGCTGACTGTACGGAACACGGTTTAGAGTCTTTGTTTCAGTCTCTAAAATCACTCGTACAACTGGACACGCTTAGTATACGCGCGAAGGAATTCCATCCCACTTTGTGGAAGGCTctacatggtctgaatatcaaatgTCTGAATATCAAGTGTCTGAATATCAATGGACTGAATGCTGCCTGTATGGAAGAAG GTTCAGAGTCTTTGTTTCAGTCTCTTAAATCACTCGTACAACTGGACACGTTAACTATAAGCGCGAAGGAATTCCATCCCACTTTGTGGAAGGCTctacatggtctgaatatcaagcaTCTAAATATCAAGTGTCTGAATATCAATAGACTGAATGCTGCCTATATGGGACAAGGTTCAAGGCTCAAGGTGGAAGAATCTGTAAAATCTGTACATCAAAATTGTAAATCTCAGTCTAAATGGTAG